Proteins from one Myxococcales bacterium genomic window:
- a CDS encoding cyclic nucleotide-binding domain-containing protein, whose translation MSEWSSAVFDAPTLRALDERGRAEVMRAGRWRRLEDGEVLYQAGGVSDAVFVMAAGAVRLTAIRRGDEHETEIRRARPGDVLGQEAALPGAARGATATAVEPSELCEIPMNVLTRALTKSGGSEVMEREGRALRRSASRDLLSTLAFARELGPEDLALLLDGVRWLALPRRARLFGLGDPADFAYLVVTGLLQLQTEEDGRVQVRAYVSRGDLFGDEEALAGERRAVHAVAQGDCQLLAVPRALLRSLVDRNPGVLERIRRLRADREARQRGVADRMVKSTQHVFHDLYRLQMARSLLAIDQDACVRCGHCAWSCADAHDGVSRLVRRGDKIVTELAVVSTQAKSLMLPSSCQHCHNPVCMIDCPTGAIGRDPEGDVFIREELCTGCGACAKACPWDNIRMAPRTAEGPAEVAVKCDLCKGFDAPACVSACPTDAIVRLDPQRDFRELGALFGAPTDQKLAVEPRALSRFLPGVGLALALGLVPAGALLHARGVSPGRGLPWLFGLVAALACAALAGYAIPKRLARHWRRTRRAPTKAERLLGEATGPELPRSQLSPHYRLHVGLGLASLGAVALHAGPRIGSGVAGALSCAFWLTALIGAASALAYRVIPRRLSRLEHKGALPEDLALERDLLFDRLHRASSGTSELIKTITARLLVPYARAPLGPVRLVVSGLSLGEERRALRAQIEAVLAGRGSDRLDGLDDLVRIVVELRALPARRALTFGLRGLVPAHLLLTGVVLVLLLLHAVQMTRF comes from the coding sequence ATGAGCGAGTGGTCGAGCGCGGTCTTCGATGCTCCGACGCTGCGGGCGCTCGATGAGCGTGGCCGCGCAGAGGTCATGCGGGCGGGCCGTTGGCGCAGGCTCGAAGACGGGGAGGTGTTGTATCAAGCGGGCGGCGTGAGTGATGCCGTGTTCGTGATGGCGGCGGGCGCGGTTCGGCTCACCGCAATCCGGCGCGGCGACGAGCACGAGACGGAGATCCGGCGCGCGCGCCCGGGTGACGTCTTGGGGCAGGAGGCCGCACTGCCTGGTGCGGCGCGCGGGGCCACCGCCACAGCCGTGGAACCGAGCGAGCTGTGTGAGATCCCGATGAACGTGCTCACCCGCGCTCTGACCAAGAGCGGTGGCAGTGAGGTGATGGAGCGCGAGGGGCGCGCGCTTCGGCGCTCGGCGTCCCGGGATCTCCTGAGCACGCTGGCGTTTGCACGGGAGCTCGGGCCGGAGGACCTCGCGCTGCTCCTGGACGGCGTACGTTGGCTCGCGCTGCCGCGGCGCGCGCGCCTGTTCGGCCTGGGCGATCCAGCCGATTTTGCCTACCTGGTCGTGACCGGGCTGCTGCAGCTGCAGACCGAGGAGGACGGGCGCGTGCAGGTGCGCGCCTACGTCTCCCGCGGAGACCTGTTCGGCGACGAAGAGGCGCTCGCCGGCGAACGCCGCGCGGTGCACGCGGTGGCCCAGGGTGACTGTCAGCTGCTCGCCGTGCCGCGCGCGCTCTTGCGCTCGCTGGTCGACCGCAACCCGGGTGTGCTCGAGCGCATCCGGCGACTCCGGGCCGATCGCGAGGCGCGTCAGCGCGGCGTTGCGGATCGGATGGTCAAGTCCACCCAGCACGTGTTTCACGACCTGTATCGCCTGCAGATGGCGCGCTCCCTCTTGGCCATCGATCAGGATGCCTGCGTGCGTTGCGGGCACTGCGCGTGGTCCTGCGCCGATGCTCACGATGGCGTGTCGCGCCTGGTTCGCCGCGGCGACAAGATCGTCACGGAGCTGGCCGTGGTGTCGACGCAAGCCAAGAGCTTGATGCTGCCGAGCTCGTGCCAGCATTGCCACAATCCGGTCTGCATGATCGACTGCCCAACCGGGGCGATCGGTCGTGATCCCGAGGGCGACGTGTTCATCCGCGAGGAGCTGTGCACGGGCTGCGGGGCCTGCGCCAAGGCCTGCCCCTGGGACAACATCCGGATGGCGCCGCGCACCGCGGAGGGGCCCGCGGAGGTCGCGGTCAAATGTGATCTGTGCAAGGGCTTCGACGCGCCGGCTTGTGTGAGCGCCTGCCCGACGGACGCGATCGTGCGGCTCGATCCGCAGCGAGATTTCCGCGAGCTCGGCGCGCTGTTTGGCGCGCCGACCGACCAGAAGCTTGCCGTGGAACCCCGGGCACTCAGCCGATTCTTGCCCGGTGTGGGCCTTGCGCTGGCGCTCGGACTGGTCCCCGCGGGCGCGCTGCTGCACGCGCGGGGGGTGTCGCCGGGGCGCGGCCTGCCCTGGCTCTTCGGGCTCGTCGCCGCGCTCGCTTGTGCGGCGCTGGCGGGGTACGCGATCCCGAAACGCTTGGCCAGACACTGGCGGCGCACGCGCCGTGCGCCGACCAAGGCGGAGCGATTGCTGGGTGAGGCGACCGGCCCGGAGCTGCCGCGTTCTCAGCTGTCGCCGCACTACAGACTGCACGTCGGCCTGGGGTTGGCCAGCCTGGGAGCGGTGGCGCTGCACGCGGGTCCGCGCATTGGCAGCGGGGTCGCGGGCGCGCTGTCGTGTGCGTTCTGGCTGACCGCGCTGATCGGCGCCGCGAGCGCCCTCGCTTATCGTGTGATCCCGCGGCGCTTGTCGCGGCTCGAGCACAAGGGAGCGCTGCCCGAAGATCTCGCGCTGGAGCGCGACCTGCTCTTCGACCGCCTGCATCGCGCAAGCAGCGGAACGAGCGAGCTCATCAAGACGATCACGGCGCGCCTGTTGGTGCCCTACGCGCGGGCGCCGCTCGGCCCGGTGCGACTGGTGGTCTCGGGGCTCAGCCTGGGAGAAGAGAGGAGGGCGCTGCGGGCGCAAATCGAGGCCGTGCTCGCGGGGCGAGGCTCCGACCGCCTCGACGGGCTGGATGATCTGGTGCGCATCGTCGTCGAGTTGCGCGCGTTGCCGGCGCGACGGGCGCTGACGTTCGGGCTCCGGGGGCTCGTCCCGGCACACCTGTTGCTGACGGGAGTCGTCCTGGTGTTGTTGCTGCTGCACGCCGTGCAGATGACGAGGTTCTGA
- a CDS encoding NAD(P)-binding domain-containing protein, translating into MADDKPLVELAAKPGAGRRRGAPRAEETSDVTRFRGLLAAAVVAALATLAFATWGAGLGGLRSPGPQSRPHRLAKLECKSCHEGVDKPVQACRRCHGGLPSERPGHQALRQRGELSCITCHAIHRADEGVAFTPEGEVIRYGTGYEQKLAQTSLYRPVKSVSVPLIPARACAKCHDLSRSDDPIRECLIEGQTSDERPTVCFDEHRALTTRAGVGAKVAPGATTQRDAAWEAARTVAGLGGRRPLAGVLRGPIGSVGAGLLAGLLVFGGLGLRARRRARKANAARQLSHPVQPSLVKRLPQIDATTCLGCYACVDACPYDVLEVRRYVAVVARADDCCGLTLCEQRCPNGSLVVADGEPLEDRPRVHESLESVDVPGLYIAGDLTGLPLIRNAINQGSHAIREIVECSPKSRPGVSDVLIVGAGPAGISAALEAKVRGVSATVLEQATVAASIKSFPRGKLVFDQPLGMPLAGELWLEESTKEELLAKWLRIVRRAELDIREGQRVSEIRRGADAFVVTTLDAAGATELHRARHVLLAIGRRGTPRRLDVAIAPEAESHVHYALVDARAFAGRNVVIVGLGDTAMETAIALARQSETRVTVVYRGADFRRGKARNIDELKRLAEEGRIELRFESQVAAVEAGGVWVRGPAGERRVEADAVFVLIGAIVPWEFLTRIGIRRGGQG; encoded by the coding sequence GTGGCAGACGACAAACCCCTGGTCGAGCTCGCGGCCAAACCGGGCGCCGGTCGTCGGCGTGGTGCGCCGCGCGCCGAGGAGACGAGCGACGTCACGCGGTTTCGTGGCCTGCTTGCCGCGGCCGTGGTGGCGGCGCTCGCGACCCTGGCTTTTGCGACCTGGGGCGCGGGGCTGGGCGGACTCCGCTCGCCGGGACCACAGTCCAGGCCGCATCGCCTGGCCAAGCTCGAGTGCAAGAGTTGCCACGAAGGCGTCGACAAACCCGTCCAGGCGTGTCGGCGCTGCCATGGGGGCTTGCCGTCGGAGCGCCCCGGGCACCAGGCGCTCAGGCAGCGGGGAGAGCTGTCGTGCATCACGTGCCACGCGATTCATCGCGCCGACGAGGGCGTGGCGTTCACTCCCGAGGGAGAGGTGATTCGTTACGGTACCGGCTACGAACAGAAGCTCGCGCAGACCTCGCTGTATCGCCCCGTGAAGAGTGTCAGCGTGCCGCTGATTCCGGCCCGCGCCTGCGCCAAGTGTCATGATCTGAGCCGCAGCGACGATCCGATCCGTGAGTGTCTGATCGAGGGGCAGACCTCCGATGAGCGTCCGACCGTGTGTTTCGACGAACACCGCGCGCTGACGACTCGCGCGGGTGTGGGGGCAAAGGTGGCGCCGGGCGCGACCACCCAGCGGGACGCCGCGTGGGAGGCGGCGCGCACCGTCGCCGGTCTCGGCGGGCGGCGCCCGCTCGCGGGTGTGCTCCGCGGCCCGATCGGCAGCGTCGGCGCGGGCTTATTGGCGGGTCTGCTGGTGTTCGGCGGGCTCGGTCTGCGTGCGCGGCGTCGTGCGAGAAAGGCCAACGCCGCACGCCAGCTGAGCCATCCCGTGCAGCCCTCTCTTGTCAAACGCCTGCCGCAAATCGACGCGACGACTTGCCTTGGTTGTTACGCGTGTGTGGATGCGTGTCCCTACGACGTGCTCGAGGTTCGGCGCTACGTCGCGGTGGTGGCCCGCGCCGACGACTGCTGCGGTCTGACATTGTGTGAGCAGCGCTGCCCGAATGGCTCGCTGGTGGTTGCCGACGGCGAACCGCTGGAAGACCGCCCGCGCGTTCACGAGAGCCTGGAGTCGGTGGACGTGCCGGGCCTGTACATCGCGGGGGATCTGACGGGACTGCCGCTGATCCGCAACGCGATCAATCAGGGTTCCCACGCCATCCGCGAGATCGTCGAGTGTTCGCCGAAGAGTCGCCCGGGAGTGAGCGACGTGCTGATCGTGGGTGCGGGACCTGCTGGCATCAGTGCGGCGCTGGAGGCCAAGGTGCGCGGCGTGTCGGCCACGGTCCTGGAACAGGCGACGGTGGCTGCCAGCATCAAGAGCTTTCCGCGCGGCAAGCTGGTGTTCGATCAGCCGCTCGGCATGCCTCTGGCTGGCGAGCTCTGGCTCGAGGAGTCGACGAAGGAGGAGCTGCTGGCGAAGTGGCTGCGGATCGTGCGGCGAGCGGAGCTCGACATCCGCGAGGGACAGAGGGTCAGCGAGATCCGACGCGGCGCGGACGCGTTCGTGGTCACCACGCTGGACGCGGCCGGAGCGACCGAGCTGCATCGCGCTCGGCACGTGCTCTTGGCCATCGGCCGTCGCGGCACACCGCGCCGCCTCGATGTTGCGATTGCGCCCGAGGCGGAGAGCCACGTGCACTACGCGCTGGTGGACGCTCGGGCGTTTGCCGGTCGGAACGTGGTGATCGTGGGTCTGGGGGACACGGCCATGGAGACTGCCATCGCGCTCGCGCGGCAGTCCGAGACGCGGGTGACGGTCGTGTATCGCGGGGCGGACTTCCGGCGCGGCAAGGCGCGTAACATCGACGAGCTGAAGCGGCTCGCGGAGGAAGGGCGCATCGAGCTTCGTTTCGAGAGTCAGGTCGCCGCGGTGGAGGCGGGCGGGGTCTGG